A region from the Peromyscus maniculatus bairdii isolate BWxNUB_F1_BW_parent chromosome 5, HU_Pman_BW_mat_3.1, whole genome shotgun sequence genome encodes:
- the Best2 gene encoding bestrophin-2a, which translates to MTVTYTARVANARFGGFSQLLLLWRGSIYKLLWRELLCFLGLYMALSAAYRFLLAEEQKRYFEKLVMYCDQYASLIPVSFVLGFYVTLVVHRWWNQYLCMPLPDALMCVVVGTVHGRDDRGRLYRRTLMRYAGLSAVLILRSVSTAVFKRFPTIDHVVEAGFMTREERKKFENLNSSYNKYWVPCVWFSSLAAQARREGRIRDNSALKLLLEELNVFRSKCGMLFHYDWISIPLVYTQVVTIAVYSYFLACLIGRQFLDPAQGYKDHTLDLCIPIFTLLQFFFYAGWLKVAEQLINPFGEDDDDFETNFLIDRNFQVSMLAVDEMYDDLAMLEKDLYWDAAEARAPYTAATAFLLQQPSFQGSTFDIALAKEDMQFQRLDGVDGPLGEAHGDFLQRLLPAGAGTVGPLGRRLSLLRRKNSCVSEASTAASCGCAGAAESGGVECGCGEPLLDPSLREPELEPPACPEPPAPVPGPTAEPFTIVPLPGPRAPAPPWLPSPIGEEEESPA; encoded by the exons ATGACCGTCACCTACACAGCCCGAGTGGCGAATGCCCGCTTCGGCGGCTTCTCGCAGCTACTGCTGCTGTGGCGCGGAAGCATCTACAAGCTCCTGTGGCGAGAGCTGCTGTGTTTCCTGGGGCTCTACATGGCGCTGAGCGCCGCCTATCG CTTCTTACTGGCGGAAGAGCAGAAGCGCTACTTTGAGAAGCTTGTCATGTATTGCGACCAGTACGCCAGCCTCATCCCGGTCTCTTTCGTGCTTG GCTTCTACGTGACTCTGGTGGTGCATCGCTGGTGGAACCAGTACCTGTGCATGCCTCTGCCGGATGCACTCATGTGCGTGGTCGTCGGCACCGTGCATGGGCGGGACGATCGAGGTCGCCTCTACCGGCGCACGCTCATGCGCTACGCAGGACTCTCCGCGGTGCTGATCCTGCGTTCGGTCAGCACAGCGGTCTTCAAGCGGTTCCCCACCATAGACCACGTGGTCGAGGCTG GATTTATGACCCGCGAGGAGCGCAAGAAGTTCGAGAACTTGAACTCATCCTACAACAAATACTGGGTGCCCTGCGTGTGGTTCTCTAGCCTGGCGGCTCAGGCGCGGCGAGAGGGACGCATCCGCGACAACAGTGCCCTTAAGCTGCTGCTGGAG GAGCTGAATGTGTTTCGGAGCAAATGTGGGATGCTGTTTCACTACGACTGGATTAGCATACCCCTCGTCTACACCCAG GTAGTGACGATCGCAGTGTACAGCTACTTCCTGGCTTGCCTCATCGGCCGTCAATTCCTAGACCCCGCACAGGGCTACAAAGACCACACCTTGGATCTGTGCATTCCCATCTTCACTTTACTGCAGTTCTTCTTCTACGCCGGCTGGCTtaag GTAGCAGAACAGCTCATCAACCCTTTCGGAGAGGACGACGACGACTTTGAGACCAACTTTCTTATTGACCGCAACTTCCAG GTGTCGATGCTAGCGGTGGACGAGATGTATGACGATTTAGCTATGCTGGAGAAAGATCTATACTGGGATGCGGCCGAAGCTCGCGCGCCCTACACCGCGGCCACCGCTTTCCTGCTGCAGCAGCCTTCGTTCCAGGGCTCCACCTTTGATATAGC GCTGGCTAAGGAGGACATGCAGTTCCAGCGGCTGGACGGCGTGGACGGCCCGCTGGGAGAGGCTCACGGGGACTTTCTGCAGCGCCTCCTGCCGGCGGGTGCGGGCACTGTGGGTCCGCTGGGGCGGCGCCTGTCGCTGTTACGGCGTAAGAACAGCTGCGTGTCAGAGGCGTCCACCGCGGCCAGCTGCGGATGTGCAGGCGCCGCGGAGAGCGGAGGCGTTGAGTGCGGTTGTGGAGAGCCATTGCTCGACCCCAGCCTGCGGGAGCCGGAGCTCGAGCCCCCCGCATGTCCTGAGCCGCCTGCCCCGGTCCCGGGGCCGACTGCTGAACCTTTCACCATCGTGCCCCTTCCAGGGCCCCGAGCTCCCGCACCGCCTTGGCTGCCCAGCCCtattggagaggaggaagagagtccGGCCTGA
- the Hook2 gene encoding protein Hook homolog 2 isoform X1, with translation MRTTPPRRGHEEPRPPLPSPRLGHSDPWRQNVYPPASRTQDGERAGGRQVLAFGRDHVSGAGPVPRGRGGAGRRSRPSGRSGLRALAGGGPGGCCCAPGLLGPDRTRSGAMSVDKAELCGSLLTWLQTFQVPPPCASPQDLSSGLAIAHVLNQIDPSWFNDAWLQGITEDPSPSWRSKVRKLEKILQSLMEYSKDVLGHPVSEQHLPDVSLIGELSDPAELGKLLQLVLGCAISCEKKQEYIQRIMTLEESVQHVVMEAIQELMTKDTPDSLSPETYGNFDTQSRRYYFLSEEVEEGDELQQHYLDLERQLVLLSEEKQNLAQENAALRERVGRSEVESAPGLTAKKLLLLQSQLEQLQEENFRLESSREDERLRCMELEREVTELQQRNQALSSLSQEAQALKDEMDELRQSSERARQLEATLQSCRRRLGELRELRRQVRQLEERNAGHAERTRQLEEELRRAGSLRAQLETQRRQVQELQSQWQEEAMKAEKWLFECRNLEEKCDLVTKEKERLLAERDSLREANEELRCAQLQPRGLTQADLSLDPTPSGLENLAAEILPAELRETLLRLQLENKRLCQQEAADRERQEELQRHLEEANRARHGLETQHRLNQQQLSELRAQVEDLQKALQEQGAKAEDPTLLKRKLEDHLQKLHEADLELQRKREYIEELEPPTDSSTARRIEELQDSLQKKDADLQAMEERYRRYVDKARSVIQTLEPKQQAPPGVSQELHTLRTQLWERNMRIRHLEMDYEKSRSQREQEEKLLISAWYSMGMALEQRAGEEQGPAHAQSFLAQQRLATNARRGPLGRLASLSLRPTDKH, from the exons ATGAGGACCACTCCACCCCGGAGAGGCCACGAGGAGCCGAGGCCACCCCTCCCCTCGCCGCGGCTGGGCCACAGCGACCCCTGGCGGCAGAACGTGTACCCGCCCGCGTCCCGCACCCAAGATGGCGAGAGGGCGGGGGGGAGGCAAGTGCTCGCGTTTGGAAGAGATCACGTGTCCGGGGCGGGGCCTGTGCCGAGGGGGCGGGGTGGAGCGGGGCGGCGCTCTAGGCCGAGCGGGAGGTCTGGGCTTCGGGCGCTCGCTGGTGGCGGACCCGGAGGCTGCTGCTGCGCGCCGGGGCTCCTTGGCCCGGATCGAACTCGATCCGGAGCCATGAGTGTGGACAAGGCCGAGCTATGCGGGTCTCTGCTCACCTGG TTGCAGACGTTCCAAGTTCCACCTCCCTGTGCCAGCCCCCAGGACCTGAGCAGCGGACTCGCCATAGCCCATGTGCTGAATCAGAT AGACCCCTCCTGGTTCAACGACGCATGGCTCCAGGGCatcacagaggacccaagtcccaGCTGGAGATCGAAG GTCAGGAAACTGGAGAAGATCTTACAGAGCTTGATGGAATACTCAAAGGAT GTCCTGGGGCATCCTGTATCCGAACAGCACCTTCCAGATGTCAGCCTCATTGGTGAACTCTCAGATCCTGCAGAGCTCGGCAAACTGCTTCAGTTGGTACTGGGCTGTGCTATCAGTTGTGAGAAAAAACAGG AATATATCCAGAGAATTATGACACTGGAGGAATCTGTTCAACATGTAGTGATGGAAGCCATCCAGGAG CTCATGACAAAAGACACTCCTGATTCCCTGTCGCCGGAGACTTATGGGAACTTTGATACACAG TCCCGAAGATACTATTTCCTGagtgaggaggtggaggagggtgaTGAACTTCAGCAACACTACCTGGATCTGGAACGGCAG CTTGTGCTCCTTTCGGAGGAGAAGCAGAATCTGGCACAAGAGAATGCTGCCCTGCGGGAGCGGGTGGGCCGCTCGGAGGTGGAGAGTGCGCCAGGCCTCACTGCTAAGAAGCTGTTGCTCCTGCAGTCACAGCTGGAACAGCTGCAAGAGGAGAACTTCAG GCTGGAGAGCAGCCGCGAAGATGAGCGGCTGCGCTGCATGGAGCTGGAGCGGGAGGTCACTGAGCTGCAGCAACGGAACCAAGCCCTGAGCAGCCTATCCCAGGAGGCACAAGCGCTGAAGGACGAGATGGACGAGCTTCG GCAGTCCTCCGAACGCGCAAGGCAGCTGGAGGCCACTTTGCAGAGCTGCCGTCGCCGCCTGGGTGAGCTGCGGGAGCTCAGACGGCAGGTGCGGCAGCTGGAGGAGCGCAACGCGGGCCACGCGGAACGCACGCGGCAGCTGGAAGAGGAGCTGCGCCGTGCGGGATCCCTGCGTGCCCAGCTCGAGACCCAGCGCAGGCAG GTGCAGGAGTTACAGAGCCAGTGGCAGGAAGAGGCCATGAAGGCCGAGAAATGGTTGTTTGAGTGCCGGAACCTAGAGGAAAAGTGTGACTTGGTGACAAAGGAGAAGGAG CGGTTATTGGCTGAGAGGGACTCCCTGAGGGAGGCCAATGAGGAGCTCCGCTGTGCCCAGCTGCAGCCGAGGGGATTGACTCAGGCTG aCCTCTCGCTGGATCCTACCCCTTCTGGCCTTGAAAACTTAGCCGCAGAGATCCTACCTGCAGAGCTCAG GGAGACGCTCCTGCGGCTTCAGCTGGAGAACAAGCGACTGTGCCAGCAGGAGGCCGCGGAccgggagagacaggaggagctgcAGCGCCACCTGGAGGAGGCCAACCGTGCACGCCATGGGCTGGAGACGCAGCACCG GCTGAACCAGCAGCAGCTGTCTGAGCTGAGGGCCCAGGTGGAAGATCTACAGAAAGCCTTGCAGGAGCAGGGGGCCAAGGCAGAGGAC cccaccctgctGAAGAGGAAGCTGGAGGATCATCT GCAGAAGCTGCATGAGGCCGATCTGGAGCTGCAGAGGAAGCGCGAATACATCGAGGAGTTGGAGCCTCCCACCGACAGCAGTA CGGCGCGTCGGATTGAGGAGCTGCAGGACAGCCTGCAGAAGAAGGATGCAGACTTGcaggccatggaggaacgctACCGCCGCTATGTGGATAAGGCACGCTCG GTCATTCAGACCCTGGAACCCAAGCAGCAGGCACCCCCTGGGGTGTCCCAGGAACTCCACACCCTGAGGACACAGCTCTGGGAGCGAAATATGAGAATCCGGCACCTGGAG ATGGACTATGAGAAGAGTCGGAGTCAGCGGGAGCAGGAGGAAAAGCTGCTCATCAGTGCCTGGTACAGCATG GGCATGGCCTTGGAGCAACGGGCTGGGGAAGAACAGGGTCCTGCCCACGCCCAGTCCTTCCTGGCACAGCAAAGACTGGCCACCAATGCACGCCGAGGACCCCTGGGACGCCTGGCTTCTCTGAGCCTTCGTCCCACTGACAAGCACTGA
- the Hook2 gene encoding protein Hook homolog 2 isoform X3, giving the protein MRVSAHLVADVPSSTSLCQPPGPEQRTRHSPCAESDRPLLVQRRMAPGHHRGPKSQLEIEEYIQRIMTLEESVQHVVMEAIQELMTKDTPDSLSPETYGNFDTQSRRYYFLSEEVEEGDELQQHYLDLERQLVLLSEEKQNLAQENAALRERVGRSEVESAPGLTAKKLLLLQSQLEQLQEENFRLESSREDERLRCMELEREVTELQQRNQALSSLSQEAQALKDEMDELRQSSERARQLEATLQSCRRRLGELRELRRQVRQLEERNAGHAERTRQLEEELRRAGSLRAQLETQRRQVQELQSQWQEEAMKAEKWLFECRNLEEKCDLVTKEKERLLAERDSLREANEELRCAQLQPRGLTQADLSLDPTPSGLENLAAEILPAELRETLLRLQLENKRLCQQEAADRERQEELQRHLEEANRARHGLETQHRLNQQQLSELRAQVEDLQKALQEQGAKAEDPTLLKRKLEDHLQKLHEADLELQRKREYIEELEPPTDSSTARRIEELQDSLQKKDADLQAMEERYRRYVDKARSVIQTLEPKQQAPPGVSQELHTLRTQLWERNMRIRHLEMDYEKSRSQREQEEKLLISAWYSMGMALEQRAGEEQGPAHAQSFLAQQRLATNARRGPLGRLASLSLRPTDKH; this is encoded by the exons ATGCGGGTCTCTGCTCACCTGG TTGCAGACGTTCCAAGTTCCACCTCCCTGTGCCAGCCCCCAGGACCTGAGCAGCGGACTCGCCATAGCCCATGTGCTGAATCAGAT AGACCCCTCCTGGTTCAACGACGCATGGCTCCAGGGCatcacagaggacccaagtcccaGCTGGAGATCGAAG AATATATCCAGAGAATTATGACACTGGAGGAATCTGTTCAACATGTAGTGATGGAAGCCATCCAGGAG CTCATGACAAAAGACACTCCTGATTCCCTGTCGCCGGAGACTTATGGGAACTTTGATACACAG TCCCGAAGATACTATTTCCTGagtgaggaggtggaggagggtgaTGAACTTCAGCAACACTACCTGGATCTGGAACGGCAG CTTGTGCTCCTTTCGGAGGAGAAGCAGAATCTGGCACAAGAGAATGCTGCCCTGCGGGAGCGGGTGGGCCGCTCGGAGGTGGAGAGTGCGCCAGGCCTCACTGCTAAGAAGCTGTTGCTCCTGCAGTCACAGCTGGAACAGCTGCAAGAGGAGAACTTCAG GCTGGAGAGCAGCCGCGAAGATGAGCGGCTGCGCTGCATGGAGCTGGAGCGGGAGGTCACTGAGCTGCAGCAACGGAACCAAGCCCTGAGCAGCCTATCCCAGGAGGCACAAGCGCTGAAGGACGAGATGGACGAGCTTCG GCAGTCCTCCGAACGCGCAAGGCAGCTGGAGGCCACTTTGCAGAGCTGCCGTCGCCGCCTGGGTGAGCTGCGGGAGCTCAGACGGCAGGTGCGGCAGCTGGAGGAGCGCAACGCGGGCCACGCGGAACGCACGCGGCAGCTGGAAGAGGAGCTGCGCCGTGCGGGATCCCTGCGTGCCCAGCTCGAGACCCAGCGCAGGCAG GTGCAGGAGTTACAGAGCCAGTGGCAGGAAGAGGCCATGAAGGCCGAGAAATGGTTGTTTGAGTGCCGGAACCTAGAGGAAAAGTGTGACTTGGTGACAAAGGAGAAGGAG CGGTTATTGGCTGAGAGGGACTCCCTGAGGGAGGCCAATGAGGAGCTCCGCTGTGCCCAGCTGCAGCCGAGGGGATTGACTCAGGCTG aCCTCTCGCTGGATCCTACCCCTTCTGGCCTTGAAAACTTAGCCGCAGAGATCCTACCTGCAGAGCTCAG GGAGACGCTCCTGCGGCTTCAGCTGGAGAACAAGCGACTGTGCCAGCAGGAGGCCGCGGAccgggagagacaggaggagctgcAGCGCCACCTGGAGGAGGCCAACCGTGCACGCCATGGGCTGGAGACGCAGCACCG GCTGAACCAGCAGCAGCTGTCTGAGCTGAGGGCCCAGGTGGAAGATCTACAGAAAGCCTTGCAGGAGCAGGGGGCCAAGGCAGAGGAC cccaccctgctGAAGAGGAAGCTGGAGGATCATCT GCAGAAGCTGCATGAGGCCGATCTGGAGCTGCAGAGGAAGCGCGAATACATCGAGGAGTTGGAGCCTCCCACCGACAGCAGTA CGGCGCGTCGGATTGAGGAGCTGCAGGACAGCCTGCAGAAGAAGGATGCAGACTTGcaggccatggaggaacgctACCGCCGCTATGTGGATAAGGCACGCTCG GTCATTCAGACCCTGGAACCCAAGCAGCAGGCACCCCCTGGGGTGTCCCAGGAACTCCACACCCTGAGGACACAGCTCTGGGAGCGAAATATGAGAATCCGGCACCTGGAG ATGGACTATGAGAAGAGTCGGAGTCAGCGGGAGCAGGAGGAAAAGCTGCTCATCAGTGCCTGGTACAGCATG GGCATGGCCTTGGAGCAACGGGCTGGGGAAGAACAGGGTCCTGCCCACGCCCAGTCCTTCCTGGCACAGCAAAGACTGGCCACCAATGCACGCCGAGGACCCCTGGGACGCCTGGCTTCTCTGAGCCTTCGTCCCACTGACAAGCACTGA
- the Hook2 gene encoding protein Hook homolog 2 isoform X2, giving the protein MRVSAHLVADVPSSTSLCQPPGPEQRTRHSPCAESDVRKLEKILQSLMEYSKDVLGHPVSEQHLPDVSLIGELSDPAELGKLLQLVLGCAISCEKKQEYIQRIMTLEESVQHVVMEAIQELMTKDTPDSLSPETYGNFDTQSRRYYFLSEEVEEGDELQQHYLDLERQLVLLSEEKQNLAQENAALRERVGRSEVESAPGLTAKKLLLLQSQLEQLQEENFRLESSREDERLRCMELEREVTELQQRNQALSSLSQEAQALKDEMDELRQSSERARQLEATLQSCRRRLGELRELRRQVRQLEERNAGHAERTRQLEEELRRAGSLRAQLETQRRQVQELQSQWQEEAMKAEKWLFECRNLEEKCDLVTKEKERLLAERDSLREANEELRCAQLQPRGLTQADLSLDPTPSGLENLAAEILPAELRETLLRLQLENKRLCQQEAADRERQEELQRHLEEANRARHGLETQHRLNQQQLSELRAQVEDLQKALQEQGAKAEDPTLLKRKLEDHLQKLHEADLELQRKREYIEELEPPTDSSTARRIEELQDSLQKKDADLQAMEERYRRYVDKARSVIQTLEPKQQAPPGVSQELHTLRTQLWERNMRIRHLEMDYEKSRSQREQEEKLLISAWYSMGMALEQRAGEEQGPAHAQSFLAQQRLATNARRGPLGRLASLSLRPTDKH; this is encoded by the exons ATGCGGGTCTCTGCTCACCTGG TTGCAGACGTTCCAAGTTCCACCTCCCTGTGCCAGCCCCCAGGACCTGAGCAGCGGACTCGCCATAGCCCATGTGCTGAATCAGAT GTCAGGAAACTGGAGAAGATCTTACAGAGCTTGATGGAATACTCAAAGGAT GTCCTGGGGCATCCTGTATCCGAACAGCACCTTCCAGATGTCAGCCTCATTGGTGAACTCTCAGATCCTGCAGAGCTCGGCAAACTGCTTCAGTTGGTACTGGGCTGTGCTATCAGTTGTGAGAAAAAACAGG AATATATCCAGAGAATTATGACACTGGAGGAATCTGTTCAACATGTAGTGATGGAAGCCATCCAGGAG CTCATGACAAAAGACACTCCTGATTCCCTGTCGCCGGAGACTTATGGGAACTTTGATACACAG TCCCGAAGATACTATTTCCTGagtgaggaggtggaggagggtgaTGAACTTCAGCAACACTACCTGGATCTGGAACGGCAG CTTGTGCTCCTTTCGGAGGAGAAGCAGAATCTGGCACAAGAGAATGCTGCCCTGCGGGAGCGGGTGGGCCGCTCGGAGGTGGAGAGTGCGCCAGGCCTCACTGCTAAGAAGCTGTTGCTCCTGCAGTCACAGCTGGAACAGCTGCAAGAGGAGAACTTCAG GCTGGAGAGCAGCCGCGAAGATGAGCGGCTGCGCTGCATGGAGCTGGAGCGGGAGGTCACTGAGCTGCAGCAACGGAACCAAGCCCTGAGCAGCCTATCCCAGGAGGCACAAGCGCTGAAGGACGAGATGGACGAGCTTCG GCAGTCCTCCGAACGCGCAAGGCAGCTGGAGGCCACTTTGCAGAGCTGCCGTCGCCGCCTGGGTGAGCTGCGGGAGCTCAGACGGCAGGTGCGGCAGCTGGAGGAGCGCAACGCGGGCCACGCGGAACGCACGCGGCAGCTGGAAGAGGAGCTGCGCCGTGCGGGATCCCTGCGTGCCCAGCTCGAGACCCAGCGCAGGCAG GTGCAGGAGTTACAGAGCCAGTGGCAGGAAGAGGCCATGAAGGCCGAGAAATGGTTGTTTGAGTGCCGGAACCTAGAGGAAAAGTGTGACTTGGTGACAAAGGAGAAGGAG CGGTTATTGGCTGAGAGGGACTCCCTGAGGGAGGCCAATGAGGAGCTCCGCTGTGCCCAGCTGCAGCCGAGGGGATTGACTCAGGCTG aCCTCTCGCTGGATCCTACCCCTTCTGGCCTTGAAAACTTAGCCGCAGAGATCCTACCTGCAGAGCTCAG GGAGACGCTCCTGCGGCTTCAGCTGGAGAACAAGCGACTGTGCCAGCAGGAGGCCGCGGAccgggagagacaggaggagctgcAGCGCCACCTGGAGGAGGCCAACCGTGCACGCCATGGGCTGGAGACGCAGCACCG GCTGAACCAGCAGCAGCTGTCTGAGCTGAGGGCCCAGGTGGAAGATCTACAGAAAGCCTTGCAGGAGCAGGGGGCCAAGGCAGAGGAC cccaccctgctGAAGAGGAAGCTGGAGGATCATCT GCAGAAGCTGCATGAGGCCGATCTGGAGCTGCAGAGGAAGCGCGAATACATCGAGGAGTTGGAGCCTCCCACCGACAGCAGTA CGGCGCGTCGGATTGAGGAGCTGCAGGACAGCCTGCAGAAGAAGGATGCAGACTTGcaggccatggaggaacgctACCGCCGCTATGTGGATAAGGCACGCTCG GTCATTCAGACCCTGGAACCCAAGCAGCAGGCACCCCCTGGGGTGTCCCAGGAACTCCACACCCTGAGGACACAGCTCTGGGAGCGAAATATGAGAATCCGGCACCTGGAG ATGGACTATGAGAAGAGTCGGAGTCAGCGGGAGCAGGAGGAAAAGCTGCTCATCAGTGCCTGGTACAGCATG GGCATGGCCTTGGAGCAACGGGCTGGGGAAGAACAGGGTCCTGCCCACGCCCAGTCCTTCCTGGCACAGCAAAGACTGGCCACCAATGCACGCCGAGGACCCCTGGGACGCCTGGCTTCTCTGAGCCTTCGTCCCACTGACAAGCACTGA